From the genome of Halorussus caseinilyticus, one region includes:
- the cutA gene encoding divalent-cation tolerance protein CutA, protein MPTAYVTAPAEDAPEIAETLVEERLAACVNRFPCTSVYRWEGEVHRDDEVILLAKTTDDAYDRLEARVEELHPYDVPCVERFEEDDLLASFAAWRDEEVA, encoded by the coding sequence ATGCCGACTGCCTACGTCACCGCGCCTGCGGAGGACGCGCCGGAAATCGCCGAAACGCTCGTCGAGGAACGCCTCGCGGCCTGCGTCAACCGATTCCCCTGCACCTCGGTCTACCGGTGGGAGGGCGAGGTCCACCGCGACGACGAGGTGATTCTGCTGGCGAAGACCACCGACGACGCCTACGACCGCCTCGAAGCGCGCGTCGAGGAACTCCACCCCTACGACGTGCCCTGCGTCGAGCGATTCGAGGAGGACGACCTGCTGGCGTCGTTCGCGGCGTGGCGCGACGAGGAAGTCGCGTGA
- the glpK gene encoding glycerol kinase GlpK, with the protein MSKETYVGAIDQGTTGTRFMVFDHGGQVVANSYETHEQIYPEPGWVEHDPVEIWENTKSVAESALADAGIEADQLAALGVTNQRETTLLWDRDTGKPVHNAIVWQDRRTTDRVEQLEAEGKVEDVRAKTGLEADAYFSATKAEWLLNNADPIKTQRARPADLKERAAEGEILFGTIDSWLIYNLTGNHVTDVTNASRTMLFDIHEMDWDAELLDEFGVPEACLPEVRPSSDEAYYGTTDSEGFLGAEVPVAGALGDQQAALFGQTCFDAGDAKNTYGTGSFFLMNTGNEAVDSDHGLLTTVGFQRSGEPVQYALEGSIFVTGAAIEWLEDMTLIEDAAESETLARSVDSTDGVYVVPAFTGLGAPHWDQRARGTIVGMTRGTRREHVVRATLESIAYQTRDVAEAMVADSGIELSNLKVDGGAVKNNFLCQLQADIIGTEIARPEVDETTALGSAYAAGLAVGYWDDPDELRNNWQVDREFEPDMNDAEADEMYDRWAEAVERSRDWARDGGDD; encoded by the coding sequence ATGAGCAAGGAAACATATGTCGGAGCAATCGACCAAGGGACGACCGGTACTCGCTTCATGGTCTTCGACCACGGCGGCCAAGTCGTCGCCAACTCGTACGAGACACACGAACAGATTTACCCGGAACCCGGTTGGGTCGAACACGACCCGGTAGAAATCTGGGAGAACACCAAGTCGGTCGCGGAGAGTGCGCTCGCGGACGCGGGCATCGAAGCCGACCAACTCGCCGCACTCGGCGTGACCAACCAGCGCGAGACGACGCTTCTCTGGGACCGCGACACCGGCAAGCCGGTCCACAACGCCATCGTCTGGCAGGACCGCCGGACGACCGACCGCGTGGAACAACTCGAAGCGGAGGGCAAGGTCGAAGACGTGCGAGCAAAGACCGGTCTCGAAGCCGACGCCTACTTCTCGGCCACCAAAGCCGAGTGGTTGCTCAACAACGCCGACCCCATCAAGACCCAACGCGCCCGACCCGCCGACCTGAAAGAGCGCGCGGCCGAGGGCGAAATCCTGTTCGGGACCATCGACTCGTGGCTCATCTACAACCTCACCGGCAATCACGTCACCGACGTGACCAACGCCTCGCGGACGATGCTGTTCGACATCCACGAGATGGACTGGGACGCCGAACTCTTGGACGAGTTCGGCGTCCCGGAGGCGTGTCTCCCGGAAGTACGCCCCTCCAGCGACGAAGCCTACTACGGGACGACCGACTCCGAGGGCTTCCTCGGCGCGGAGGTTCCGGTCGCTGGCGCACTCGGCGACCAACAGGCCGCGCTGTTCGGCCAGACCTGCTTCGACGCGGGCGACGCCAAGAACACCTACGGCACGGGGAGTTTCTTCCTGATGAACACGGGCAACGAGGCGGTGGACAGCGACCACGGCCTGCTCACCACGGTCGGGTTCCAGCGGTCGGGCGAACCCGTCCAGTACGCGCTGGAAGGCTCGATTTTCGTCACGGGCGCGGCCATCGAGTGGCTCGAAGACATGACGCTCATCGAGGACGCCGCAGAGTCCGAGACGCTCGCCCGAAGCGTCGATTCGACCGACGGCGTCTACGTCGTCCCGGCGTTCACCGGTCTCGGGGCACCTCACTGGGACCAGCGCGCTCGGGGGACCATCGTGGGGATGACCCGCGGGACGCGCCGCGAACACGTGGTCCGGGCCACGCTCGAATCCATCGCCTACCAGACCCGCGACGTGGCCGAGGCGATGGTCGCCGACAGCGGCATCGAACTCTCCAACCTCAAAGTGGACGGCGGCGCGGTCAAGAACAACTTCCTCTGTCAGTTGCAGGCCGACATCATCGGCACCGAAATCGCCCGCCCCGAAGTTGACGAGACCACCGCGCTCGGGTCGGCCTACGCCGCGGGTCTCGCGGTCGGCTACTGGGACGACCCCGATGAACTCCGGAACAACTGGCAGGTGGACCGCGAGTTCGAGCCGGACATGAACGACGCCGAGGCCGACGAGATGTACGACCGATGGGCCGAGGCCGTCGAACGCTCCCGCGACTGGGCGCGCGACGGAGGTGACGACTGA
- the paaA gene encoding 1,2-phenylacetyl-CoA epoxidase subunit PaaA, whose translation MDIDQLKERAGPREFSPKDDLPEKYRKAATRMIQFHANSEIMGAYLERPFIREAPSLDRKLAFSAKVQDEIGHGQLLYRAAESLGIKTRDEMLDELANGEGKFLNCFHYPLESWVETPMIAFFVDGAAMRRQATLKQSSWEPYAHAMDKVCFEEGFHVKHGEAILYELMTGSKAEQEKTQEAFETWWPRIIQFFGPTDDKSTHHDFSADVGLKTMTNDELRNAFLNAYVPKAKKYGLEIPDEPRIRENGDGTYEVVEDDLNWDEFFTIAKNDYEGSHEQIGKRRRTQEAVEWVRNSMDDWEAKSAGASPQAAD comes from the coding sequence ATGGACATCGACCAACTCAAAGAGCGCGCCGGGCCGCGCGAGTTCAGTCCGAAAGACGACCTTCCGGAGAAGTACCGGAAGGCCGCGACTCGGATGATTCAGTTCCACGCCAACAGCGAAATCATGGGGGCGTACCTCGAACGACCCTTCATCCGAGAAGCGCCGAGTCTCGACCGGAAACTGGCGTTCTCCGCGAAGGTGCAGGACGAAATCGGCCACGGCCAACTGCTCTACCGGGCCGCCGAATCGCTCGGCATCAAGACCCGCGACGAGATGCTGGACGAGTTGGCCAACGGCGAAGGCAAGTTCCTCAACTGCTTCCACTACCCGCTGGAGTCGTGGGTCGAGACGCCGATGATTGCGTTCTTCGTGGACGGCGCGGCGATGCGCCGACAGGCCACGCTCAAGCAGTCGAGTTGGGAACCCTACGCCCACGCGATGGACAAGGTGTGCTTCGAAGAGGGATTCCACGTCAAGCACGGCGAGGCCATCCTCTACGAACTCATGACCGGTTCGAAGGCCGAACAGGAAAAGACCCAAGAGGCCTTCGAGACGTGGTGGCCCCGAATCATCCAGTTCTTCGGGCCGACCGACGACAAGTCCACCCACCACGACTTCTCGGCCGACGTTGGCCTGAAGACGATGACCAACGACGAGTTGCGAAACGCCTTCCTCAACGCCTACGTCCCGAAGGCAAAGAAGTACGGTCTCGAAATCCCCGACGAACCCCGCATCCGCGAGAACGGCGACGGCACCTACGAAGTCGTGGAAGACGACCTGAACTGGGACGAGTTCTTCACCATCGCCAAGAACGACTACGAGGGGAGCCACGAGCAAATCGGCAAGCGGAGGCGCACCCAAGAGGCGGTTGAGTGGGTTCGCAACAGCATGGACGACTGGGAAGCCAAGAGCGCGGGCGCGAGTCCGCAGGCGGCAGACTAA
- a CDS encoding helix-turn-helix domain-containing protein, with amino-acid sequence MIDECLVVEFSVTGDDCPLAEASRTTGTTIDARPPQLRSDDNALLRFSAGEGADDLAEILDDDDRIRYLHVSRTDSRTNFRCLSKHPCAVHELTDAGFMAETLQYREGTERYTGAVVGHDVLQGVLAAAAETVGVSLERVFPLGSEDDEAVAQRWDVTPAQEVALRTALKMGYFAVPREVTAAEVGDELGISKSAFLERLRRGQATLFAQLFG; translated from the coding sequence GTGATAGACGAGTGTCTCGTCGTGGAGTTCAGCGTGACCGGCGACGACTGTCCGCTTGCGGAGGCGTCCCGGACGACCGGCACTACCATCGACGCCCGGCCGCCTCAACTCCGGTCGGACGACAACGCCCTCCTGCGGTTCTCGGCGGGAGAGGGGGCCGACGACCTCGCCGAAATTCTCGACGACGACGACCGGATTCGGTACCTCCACGTCTCGCGGACCGACAGTCGGACCAACTTCCGGTGTCTCTCGAAACACCCCTGCGCGGTCCACGAGTTGACCGACGCCGGATTCATGGCCGAGACGCTCCAGTACCGGGAGGGAACCGAACGCTACACCGGCGCGGTCGTCGGCCACGACGTGCTACAGGGCGTCCTCGCGGCGGCCGCCGAGACGGTCGGCGTCTCGCTCGAACGGGTCTTCCCCCTCGGGAGCGAGGACGACGAGGCGGTCGCTCAGCGGTGGGACGTGACGCCCGCCCAAGAAGTCGCGCTCCGAACCGCGCTGAAGATGGGCTACTTTGCGGTCCCGCGCGAGGTGACGGCCGCGGAGGTGGGCGACGAGTTGGGAATCAGCAAGTCGGCGTTTCTGGAGCGTCTACGCCGCGGGCAGGCGACCCTGTTCGCGCAACTGTTCGGTTGA
- a CDS encoding HAD-IIB family hydrolase: MVPPLVLDIDGTMTRPDDSVDPRFFDVLPDWDAPVVLATGKAFPYPVALCHFMYVEQNVIAENGGVVLSGEQVTTNGDGEAARRVAEEYVAAGYDLGWGPTDLTNRWRETEIAVARDRPLGPLEELAAEHGLEVVDTGFAYHVKSPSIEKGIGLKSVAQLLDRSPEEFVAVGDSENDVSTFGVAGESYAVANADEKAKRAADVVLDESYSAATLSVLEDLRARA; the protein is encoded by the coding sequence ATGGTTCCGCCGCTCGTCCTCGACATCGACGGCACGATGACCCGACCCGACGACTCCGTAGACCCGCGGTTCTTCGACGTGCTTCCCGACTGGGACGCGCCGGTCGTCCTCGCCACCGGGAAGGCCTTCCCCTACCCGGTCGCGCTCTGTCACTTCATGTACGTCGAGCAGAACGTCATCGCCGAGAACGGCGGGGTCGTCCTCTCGGGCGAGCAGGTGACGACGAACGGCGACGGCGAGGCCGCGCGCCGAGTCGCCGAGGAGTACGTCGCGGCGGGGTACGACCTCGGGTGGGGACCCACCGACCTCACGAACCGCTGGCGCGAGACCGAAATCGCGGTCGCTCGGGACCGACCGCTCGGTCCGCTGGAGGAGTTGGCGGCCGAACACGGACTGGAAGTCGTAGACACCGGGTTCGCCTACCACGTCAAGTCGCCGAGCATCGAGAAGGGCATCGGCCTGAAGTCGGTCGCACAACTCTTGGACCGCAGTCCCGAGGAGTTCGTCGCCGTCGGCGACTCGGAGAACGACGTGTCCACGTTCGGAGTCGCGGGGGAGTCCTACGCCGTGGCGAACGCCGACGAGAAGGCCAAGCGCGCCGCCGACGTGGTGCTGGACGAGTCGTACTCGGCGGCGACGCTGAGCGTGCTGGAGGACCTCCGAGCGCGGGCGTGA
- a CDS encoding carboxypeptidase-like regulatory domain-containing protein: MTRANTQNWLRAVATLAVVVLTLTGSTLAPVATATVPASTDQRATAGVASATTTGSTVTVSGTVTNPDGTTAGNVTLRWLTEDGGETDFVQVVTDPDGSYTATLEANRSYHAKLWQADLSDVNASEATNVAYPRDGVADFTALGWLNTSTSDVTRDYAFPVGHVLDVTVENESGAGVEDASVGLTDREGTTYSSVYSYLHLDGLPTDGEGRMSHPANGYSGLEVNGTTDVSVRAPDGTSYDDEYLDRTVTSDRNVNVTLTAQQTATVSGTVTNPDGTPASNVTLRWEGIGGTSGFAEVLTDADGSFSAQVDATGDYHVTYWQGDTQAGNVTFPRDGVADFGNLGRVGVPGDTTADFTLLSGRSLNVTVENESGVGLADASVAVSDEDPTTEERSYVYGYRDGGVPTDAQGRMAHPDNPAPGIEVNGTTPVYVRPPAGTDYGDNYTEYDVQAPRDETVVLHETATVSGTVTNPDGTPAANVTLDWEDVNDAADDRRALTDAEGRFSVQLRDATDYRVSYWQGDIRAGNVTYPRDGVADFGNLGPVSVSGDATTNYTLLAGSALNVTVENATGEPVTAAEVEVSDTHPETDEKTSFYGYRSGDVPVDERGRMAHPDNHAPGVEVNGTTTVYVEEPAGTDYGSNYTEFDVQAPRDETLHLYRTTTVSGTVTNPDGTPAENVTLRWWTDQNGHDFEEVVTDADGTYTAQVRENHDYEVTTWQADLSDVDASEPANVAYPRDGVADFAALGWHNTTTTADTRDFTLPVGHALNVTVENATGAPVENASVQLVDRGGGIWTSAYHYLHEDGLPTDAQGRMYHPPNSEVGLEVNDSIDVTARPPSASPYEPEATEVTLTADRDVTLTVDRPTRLDGQWVAPDGSPVDDATVHVINFSTGVFETIETTATGNFSTAVPDGTYGVWVTEETPGNGVADAWMRESVAVDGPTDLGTLTVPRGYQTTLYVEDRDGGSVDAYADVRGGNGGWIYTYGHGRALDRPSGYDARSPDLTNGSHETTVYDSWTHDVLDAGFVTVAGSDRTVTRTVDRFNGTRVSGAVGTAVVRDLQTPTDDQTVQDVLDEGVNARLFVLNATTDTDLHVTEQLPAGYEADVANLTADGPGSVENVTFADGTLSFDVRGEVTEIRYRAVPSGTPASEVRFGGEFGTTPIVGETALPAEPNVAVFAPADGGVVGTPNPTLRFVTRHPDAANATDLEYRVDGGAWQGLGGTPAIGGAQVANLADGQHTVTVRLVNENGTVVTDATTFTVDAA; encoded by the coding sequence ATGACACGAGCGAACACGCAGAACTGGCTCAGAGCCGTCGCTACCCTCGCAGTCGTCGTTCTGACGCTGACGGGTAGCACGCTCGCGCCGGTCGCCACTGCGACGGTACCGGCATCGACAGACCAACGCGCGACCGCAGGGGTCGCGTCCGCGACGACTACCGGAAGTACGGTGACGGTCTCAGGAACCGTCACGAACCCCGACGGAACGACCGCCGGGAACGTCACGCTCCGGTGGTTGACCGAGGACGGCGGCGAGACCGACTTCGTGCAGGTCGTGACCGACCCCGACGGGTCGTACACCGCAACGCTCGAAGCGAACCGTAGCTACCACGCCAAACTCTGGCAGGCCGACCTCTCGGACGTGAACGCGAGCGAGGCGACCAACGTCGCCTACCCGCGCGACGGCGTGGCCGACTTCACCGCGCTGGGATGGCTCAACACCTCCACCAGCGACGTGACGCGGGACTACGCCTTCCCGGTCGGCCACGTTCTCGACGTGACCGTCGAGAACGAGTCGGGCGCGGGCGTCGAGGACGCCTCGGTCGGACTGACCGACCGCGAGGGCACCACCTACTCGTCGGTCTACAGTTACCTCCACCTAGACGGCCTGCCGACCGACGGCGAGGGCCGGATGTCCCATCCCGCGAACGGCTACTCCGGTCTCGAAGTCAACGGCACGACCGACGTGTCGGTCCGCGCGCCCGACGGCACGTCCTACGACGACGAGTACCTCGACCGGACCGTCACGAGCGACCGCAACGTCAACGTGACGCTGACTGCTCAGCAGACGGCCACCGTCTCGGGCACGGTGACGAACCCCGACGGCACGCCCGCCTCGAACGTCACTCTTCGATGGGAGGGCATCGGTGGCACCTCCGGGTTCGCCGAAGTTCTCACCGACGCCGACGGTAGCTTCTCGGCGCAGGTCGACGCGACCGGCGACTACCACGTCACCTACTGGCAGGGCGATACCCAAGCCGGAAACGTCACCTTCCCGCGCGACGGCGTGGCCGACTTCGGCAACCTCGGTCGGGTCGGTGTCCCCGGCGACACCACGGCCGACTTCACGCTCCTGTCCGGTCGGTCGCTGAACGTCACCGTCGAAAACGAGTCCGGCGTCGGTCTCGCCGACGCCTCGGTCGCAGTGTCCGACGAGGACCCGACCACCGAGGAGCGAAGCTACGTCTACGGCTACCGCGACGGCGGCGTCCCGACCGACGCGCAGGGTCGGATGGCCCACCCCGACAACCCCGCTCCGGGTATCGAGGTCAACGGGACCACGCCCGTCTACGTCCGACCGCCCGCCGGGACCGACTACGGTGACAACTACACCGAGTACGACGTGCAGGCACCCCGCGACGAGACGGTCGTCCTCCACGAGACGGCGACCGTCTCGGGCACGGTGACGAACCCCGACGGAACCCCCGCCGCGAACGTCACCCTCGACTGGGAGGACGTGAACGACGCGGCCGACGACCGGCGAGCGCTGACCGACGCCGAGGGTCGCTTCTCGGTCCAACTCCGGGACGCGACCGACTACCGCGTCTCCTACTGGCAGGGCGACATCCGAGCCGGGAACGTCACCTACCCCCGCGACGGCGTGGCCGACTTCGGCAACCTCGGCCCGGTCTCGGTCTCGGGCGACGCCACGACCAACTACACGCTACTGGCGGGTAGCGCGCTGAACGTCACCGTCGAGAACGCGACGGGCGAACCCGTCACCGCCGCCGAAGTCGAAGTCTCTGACACTCACCCCGAGACCGACGAGAAGACCAGTTTCTACGGCTATCGGAGCGGGGACGTTCCGGTGGACGAACGGGGTCGGATGGCCCACCCCGACAACCACGCACCCGGCGTCGAGGTCAACGGCACGACGACGGTCTACGTCGAGGAACCGGCGGGCACCGACTACGGTAGCAACTACACCGAGTTCGACGTGCAGGCACCCCGCGACGAGACCCTGCACCTCTACCGGACGACCACCGTCTCGGGCACCGTCACGAACCCCGACGGCACTCCGGCCGAGAACGTCACCCTCCGGTGGTGGACCGACCAGAACGGTCACGACTTCGAGGAAGTCGTGACCGACGCCGACGGCACCTACACCGCCCAAGTCCGCGAGAACCACGACTACGAAGTGACGACGTGGCAGGCCGACCTCTCGGACGTGGACGCGAGCGAACCCGCCAACGTCGCCTATCCGCGCGACGGCGTGGCCGACTTCGCCGCCCTCGGGTGGCACAACACCACGACGACCGCCGACACGCGGGACTTCACGCTCCCGGTGGGTCACGCGCTGAACGTCACCGTCGAGAACGCGACGGGCGCACCCGTCGAGAACGCCTCGGTCCAACTCGTGGACCGCGGTGGCGGCATCTGGACCTCCGCGTACCACTACCTCCACGAGGACGGACTGCCGACCGACGCGCAGGGTCGGATGTACCACCCGCCCAACTCCGAGGTCGGCTTGGAGGTCAACGACAGCATCGACGTGACTGCCCGACCGCCGTCGGCCAGTCCCTACGAACCCGAGGCGACCGAAGTCACCCTCACCGCCGACCGGGACGTGACGCTCACGGTCGATAGACCCACCCGACTCGACGGCCAGTGGGTCGCCCCCGACGGAAGTCCCGTGGACGACGCGACGGTCCACGTCATCAACTTCTCGACCGGCGTCTTCGAGACCATCGAGACCACCGCCACCGGGAACTTCTCGACGGCGGTCCCCGACGGCACCTACGGCGTCTGGGTCACCGAAGAGACGCCCGGTAACGGCGTCGCCGACGCGTGGATGCGCGAGTCGGTGGCCGTGGACGGACCCACCGACCTCGGCACGCTGACGGTCCCGCGCGGCTATCAGACCACCCTCTACGTCGAGGACCGCGACGGCGGCTCGGTGGACGCCTACGCCGACGTTCGCGGCGGTAACGGCGGGTGGATTTACACCTACGGTCACGGCCGCGCGCTCGACCGACCCTCGGGGTACGACGCCCGAAGCCCCGACCTGACGAACGGAAGCCACGAGACCACCGTGTACGACTCGTGGACCCACGACGTGCTGGACGCCGGGTTCGTCACCGTCGCCGGGTCCGACCGAACCGTCACCCGCACGGTGGACCGATTCAACGGCACGCGCGTCTCCGGTGCGGTCGGCACGGCGGTCGTCCGGGACCTCCAGACCCCGACCGACGACCAGACGGTCCAAGACGTGCTGGACGAGGGAGTCAACGCCAGACTGTTCGTGCTGAACGCGACGACGGACACCGACCTGCACGTCACCGAGCAGTTGCCCGCAGGCTACGAGGCAGACGTGGCGAACCTCACGGCCGACGGGCCGGGTAGCGTCGAGAACGTCACGTTCGCCGACGGCACGCTGTCGTTCGACGTGCGCGGCGAAGTCACCGAGATTCGGTATCGGGCCGTCCCCTCCGGGACGCCCGCCTCGGAAGTCCGATTCGGCGGCGAGTTCGGGACCACGCCGATTGTCGGTGAGACCGCGCTCCCGGCCGAACCGAACGTCGCGGTGTTCGCGCCCGCGGACGGCGGCGTCGTCGGGACCCCGAACCCGACGCTCCGGTTCGTCACGCGACACCCCGACGCCGCGAACGCGACCGACCTCGAATACCGAGTCGATGGCGGCGCGTGGCAGGGACTCGGCGGGACGCCCGCAATCGGCGGCGCGCAGGTCGCCAACCTCGCCGACGGCCAGCACACCGTCACGGTGCGACTCGTCAACGAGAACGGAACGGTCGTCACCGACGCGACGACCTTCACCGTGGACGCGGCGTGA
- the paaC gene encoding 1,2-phenylacetyl-CoA epoxidase subunit PaaC, which produces MASAEQLPGPEDLSDDEREAVETLLFRLADDEFVIAERYTEWQVRAPTLESDLALANIAQDELGHARLWYDLLQDFGPDEPDLIWERPAGEWRHSTLTELPFEEGDWADPILRSYLYDVAEEIRLEALVDSSYARIRDRVGKIQGEEDYHREHAENWLERLTEDDEGERRVQQALDRLLPYALTIFAPTDEDIEARIDELGLRTESLADMREEWLDTVVPYLEGLGLSVDEAELPEQYDTHHEGLELPDEIGRDQSHTDDWDDLWDEFTNTYRELDRTEATRIMKDPDEVA; this is translated from the coding sequence ATGGCGAGTGCCGAACAACTGCCGGGTCCCGAGGACCTCTCGGACGACGAACGTGAAGCGGTCGAGACCCTGCTGTTCCGCCTCGCGGACGACGAGTTCGTGATTGCTGAGCGATACACCGAGTGGCAGGTCCGCGCGCCGACGCTCGAATCCGACCTCGCGCTGGCGAACATCGCGCAGGACGAACTCGGCCACGCCCGCCTCTGGTACGACCTGCTTCAGGACTTCGGACCGGACGAACCCGACCTGATTTGGGAGCGACCCGCGGGCGAGTGGCGTCACAGCACGCTGACCGAACTCCCCTTCGAGGAGGGCGACTGGGCCGACCCCATCCTGCGGTCGTACCTCTACGACGTGGCCGAGGAGATTCGCCTCGAAGCCCTCGTGGACTCGTCGTACGCCCGCATCCGTGACCGGGTGGGCAAGATTCAGGGCGAAGAGGACTACCACCGCGAACACGCCGAGAACTGGCTCGAACGACTCACCGAGGACGACGAGGGCGAGCGGCGCGTCCAACAGGCGCTCGACCGCCTCCTGCCCTACGCGCTGACGATTTTCGCGCCGACCGACGAGGACATCGAGGCCCGCATCGACGAGTTGGGCCTGCGCACCGAGTCGCTGGCCGACATGCGCGAGGAGTGGCTGGACACCGTGGTCCCGTACCTCGAAGGACTCGGACTCTCGGTGGACGAGGCCGAACTGCCCGAGCAGTACGACACCCACCACGAGGGTCTCGAACTCCCCGACGAAATCGGGCGCGACCAGTCCCACACCGACGACTGGGACGACCTCTGGGACGAGTTCACCAACACCTACCGCGAACTCGACCGGACCGAGGCGACCCGCATCATGAAAGACCCCGACGAGGTGGCCTAA
- the paaE gene encoding 1,2-phenylacetyl-CoA epoxidase subunit PaaE, which produces MNRRPDPSVETSGEDRGAECPYCGSTETEREHPKGPSLCRSMHYCNDCEQPFEKFE; this is translated from the coding sequence ATGAACCGACGACCAGACCCCAGCGTCGAGACTTCGGGCGAGGACCGCGGGGCCGAGTGCCCCTACTGCGGTTCGACCGAAACCGAACGCGAACATCCCAAAGGCCCGTCGCTCTGCCGGTCGATGCACTACTGCAACGACTGCGAGCAACCCTTCGAGAAGTTCGAGTAA
- a CDS encoding PaaI family thioesterase — protein MNVENFFEEMPFADLLGVEVTEVEDGHAEGRLEMREELSWNADHMMAHGGVTFTLADTVGGAALVSLVDQPVPTIDMRIDYLEAGTGDLRAEADVVRCGSDVGVVDVEVYAVDDDAQVADARGVYKTG, from the coding sequence ATGAACGTCGAGAACTTCTTCGAGGAGATGCCGTTCGCCGACCTGCTCGGGGTCGAAGTGACCGAAGTCGAGGACGGCCACGCCGAGGGCCGACTGGAGATGCGCGAGGAACTCTCGTGGAACGCCGACCACATGATGGCTCACGGCGGCGTCACGTTCACGCTGGCCGACACGGTGGGCGGCGCGGCGCTGGTCTCGCTGGTGGACCAGCCAGTCCCGACTATCGACATGCGCATCGACTACCTCGAAGCGGGGACCGGCGACCTGCGCGCGGAGGCCGACGTGGTGCGCTGTGGAAGCGACGTGGGCGTCGTGGACGTGGAAGTCTACGCGGTAGACGACGACGCGCAGGTAGCCGACGCGCGCGGTGTTTACAAGACGGGGTGA
- a CDS encoding metal-sulfur cluster assembly factor, with product MPGLDDCGDPALCAYTEYVEGEEVEELPATGEGAEGVEADVWDALYGVEDPEMPVSIVDLGLIYGVEVTERVDSEAPEESRRGGETAGSYHAEVLMTLTYSGCPARDMLTDEVERSVAGVSGVESVDLRLVWSPEWSIEMVTEQGRDDLNDFGLSI from the coding sequence ATTCCCGGTCTGGACGACTGCGGGGACCCCGCGCTCTGTGCGTACACCGAGTACGTCGAGGGCGAGGAAGTCGAGGAACTGCCAGCGACCGGCGAGGGAGCGGAGGGCGTCGAAGCCGACGTGTGGGACGCCCTCTACGGCGTCGAGGACCCCGAGATGCCCGTCTCCATCGTGGACCTCGGTCTCATCTACGGCGTGGAGGTCACGGAACGAGTGGACAGCGAGGCTCCGGAGGAGTCTCGTAGAGGCGGTGAAACCGCCGGAAGCTACCACGCCGAGGTCCTGATGACGCTGACCTACTCGGGGTGTCCCGCCCGCGACATGCTGACCGACGAGGTGGAGCGTTCCGTCGCGGGCGTCTCCGGCGTCGAGTCGGTGGACCTGCGACTCGTCTGGAGTCCCGAGTGGTCCATCGAGATGGTGACCGAACAGGGCAGAGACGACCTGAACGACTTCGGCCTGAGCATCTGA
- the paaB gene encoding 1,2-phenylacetyl-CoA epoxidase subunit PaaB, with translation MIWEVFRQDQAGEYHTHCGNVHAPDRDMALMFAEIQHGRRKPTNSLWVVPQKEIGEVDTEDAKFGGTTDKSYRWAQSYSFEAAAEEVAESESEQVQAEAERQRGDD, from the coding sequence ATGATTTGGGAAGTATTCCGACAGGACCAAGCCGGGGAGTATCACACCCACTGCGGAAACGTCCACGCGCCGGACCGCGACATGGCGCTCATGTTCGCCGAGATTCAGCACGGGCGGCGCAAGCCCACCAACAGCCTCTGGGTCGTCCCCCAGAAGGAAATCGGCGAGGTGGACACCGAGGACGCCAAGTTCGGCGGGACGACCGACAAGTCCTACCGGTGGGCACAGTCGTACAGTTTCGAGGCGGCGGCCGAGGAAGTCGCCGAGTCCGAGAGCGAGCAAGTGCAGGCAGAGGCCGAACGCCAGCGAGGTGACGACTGA